The Rana temporaria chromosome 4, aRanTem1.1, whole genome shotgun sequence genome contains a region encoding:
- the LOC120935898 gene encoding zinc finger protein OZF-like has translation MNMKVEGEVEEKYVRDDQQYMEEAGMTRTFKEEDTPTEISTGHAIEKPSKDHLTLSLSCKMEDEDIIRDCAGEKTISSAMDGGLHSVDRPSNPSDSEQPVRDGAGIQGEETFSCPECGESFNSELSLTVHQRSHTSENLHSCSECGKCFLLKSELVIHYRSHMDKKPNSCTECGKCFTKKSSLVIHQRSHRGEKPYSCPECGKCFTQKSTLVRHQRSHMGERLFSFSCLECAKCFAQKSDLVRHQRLHTEKKPNSCPECGKCFAKKLGLVRHQKLHMGQKPFSCPECQKCFLQKSDLVRHLSSHMGEKQYSCPQCGKLFTQKASLVRHQRLHTGEKPHFCPECGKYFTWKSQFVRHQRSHTGEKPYSCPECGKCFSDKLDLVRHQTTHTGEKPHSCPECGKCCSRKSDLVIHQRSHTGEKPYSCPECKKCYSRKSHLIIHQRSHTGEKPYSCPECKKCYSRKSHLIIHQRSHTGEMTYSYP, from the exons ATGAACATGAAAGTTGAGGGTGAAGTAGAAGAGaagtatgtgagggatgatcagcaatatatggaggaggctggaatgacgaggacatttaaagaggaggacactcctacagagatcagcacag gacATGCCATTGAGAAACCCTCAAAGGATCATCTGACTTTATCTCTAAGCtgtaaaatggaagatgaggacatcataaGAGATTGTGCAGGAGAAAAGACAATTAGCTCAGCTATGGATGGAGGACTTCACAGTGTGGATAGACCATCAAATCCCTCTGACTCTGAGCAACctgtgagggatggtgccggaattcagggggaggagacattttcctgtcctgaatgtgggGAAAGTTTTAACTCTGAATTAAGTCTTactgtacatcagagatctcataccAGTGAGAACCttcattcctgttctgagtgcgggaaatgtttccttCTTAAATCGGAACTTGTCATACATTACAGATCTCACATGGACAAGAAGCCAAATTCCTgcactgagtgtgggaaatgttttacaaaGAAATCAAGCCTtgtcatacatcagagatctcacaggggcgagaagccttattcctgcccagagtgtggaaaatgttttacaCAGAAATCAACCCTTGTtcgacatcagagatctcacatgggggagaggCTGTTTTCCTTCTCCTGCCTTGAGTGCGCAAAATGTTTTGCACAGAAATCAGACCTTGTtagacatcagagattgcacacggagAAGAAGCCAAATTCCTGCcctgaatgtgggaaatgttttgcaaaGAAATTAGGCCTTGTTAGACATCAGAAATTGCACATGGGgcagaagccgttttcctgcccCGAatgccaaaaatgttttttacagaaatCAGACCTTGTTAGACATCTGAgttctcacatgggggagaagcaaTATTCCTGCCCGCAATGCGGAAAACTCTTTACACAGAAAGCAAGCCTTGTTAGACACCAGCgattgcacacgggggagaagccacattTCTGCCCTGAATGTGGGAAATATTTTACATGGAAATCACAATTTGTTAGacaccagagatctcacacaggggaaaagccgtattcctgtcctgagtgcgggaaatgtttttcagataaattAGACCTTGTTAGACATCAAAcaactcacacgggggagaagccgcattcttgccctgagtgcgggaaatgttgtTCACGGAAATCAGACCTTGTTattcatcagagatctcacacaggggagaagccatattcctgccctgagtgtaaGAAATGTTATTCGAGGAAGTCACACCTTattatacatcagagatctcacacaggggagaagccatattcctgccctgagtgtaaGAAATGTTATTCGAGGAAGTCACACCTTattatacatcagagatctcacacgggggagatgaCTTATTCCTACCCTTAG